A single genomic interval of Daucus carota subsp. sativus chromosome 1, DH1 v3.0, whole genome shotgun sequence harbors:
- the LOC108210503 gene encoding two-on-two hemoglobin-3 isoform X2 produces MLIFIHMHTLAGLRKSWVYDDEEEWFRSIFANSKKEDAIQNQYEFFVQRMGGPPLYSQRKGHPALIGRHRPFPVTHRAAERWLHHMQQALDNSTDIDAQSKIKMMNFFRHTAFFLVAGDELKNSNHGVSPKPGASKPAAA; encoded by the exons ATGCTCATCTTTATACACATGCATACTCTGGCTGGACTCAGAAAAAGTTG GGtttatgatgatgaagaagaatggTTTAGATCAATTTTTGCCAATTCGAAGAAAGAAGATGCTATACAGAATCAATATGAATTCTTTGTGCAAAGAATGGGAGGGCCTCCTCTGTATTCTCAGAGAAAAG GCCATCCCGCACTAATAGGGCGTCATCGACCATTCCCCGTCACTCATCGAGCTGCTGAGAGGTGGTTACATCACATGCAGCAAGCATTAGACAACAGCACAGACATTGATGCTcagtcaaaaattaaaatgatgaaCTTTTTTAG GCACACTGCCTTTTTTCTGGTGGCTGGAGATGAGTTGAAAAATTCAAATCATGGAGTATCCCCTAAGCCAGGAGCTAGCAAACCAGCAGCAGCGTAA
- the LOC108210503 gene encoding two-on-two hemoglobin-3 isoform X1, with protein MQSLQQKASGWSGVATEDAFGIDETNLFQKLGLQPFINLSTDFYTRVYDDEEEWFRSIFANSKKEDAIQNQYEFFVQRMGGPPLYSQRKGHPALIGRHRPFPVTHRAAERWLHHMQQALDNSTDIDAQSKIKMMNFFRHTAFFLVAGDELKNSNHGVSPKPGASKPAAA; from the exons ATGCAATCTTTGCAGCAGAAAGCATCTGGATGGAGTGGGGTGGCAACAGAAGATGCATTCGGGATTGATGAAACCAATCTGTTTCAGAAACTTGGTCTCCAACCCTTCATCAATCTGTCCACTGATTTCTACACCAG GGtttatgatgatgaagaagaatggTTTAGATCAATTTTTGCCAATTCGAAGAAAGAAGATGCTATACAGAATCAATATGAATTCTTTGTGCAAAGAATGGGAGGGCCTCCTCTGTATTCTCAGAGAAAAG GCCATCCCGCACTAATAGGGCGTCATCGACCATTCCCCGTCACTCATCGAGCTGCTGAGAGGTGGTTACATCACATGCAGCAAGCATTAGACAACAGCACAGACATTGATGCTcagtcaaaaattaaaatgatgaaCTTTTTTAG GCACACTGCCTTTTTTCTGGTGGCTGGAGATGAGTTGAAAAATTCAAATCATGGAGTATCCCCTAAGCCAGGAGCTAGCAAACCAGCAGCAGCGTAA